From Pseudoalteromonas sp. R3, one genomic window encodes:
- the rsfS gene encoding ribosome silencing factor, whose protein sequence is MDSKQLLDFALDKVDDMKARDIVHLDVRNTSSVTDYMVICSGNSKRHVQSIADHVAKEARHAGETPLGQEGQDTGEWVLVDLGDVVVHVMQDQTRDFYDLEKLWG, encoded by the coding sequence TTGGATTCAAAACAATTACTAGATTTTGCCTTAGACAAAGTCGATGATATGAAAGCCCGCGATATTGTTCACCTTGATGTAAGAAATACCTCTTCCGTCACTGATTATATGGTTATCTGTTCTGGCAACTCCAAGCGCCACGTGCAATCCATTGCCGATCATGTCGCTAAAGAAGCGCGCCATGCAGGCGAAACACCGCTGGGCCAGGAAGGACAGGACACAGGCGAATGGGTATTGGTCGATCTGGGCGATGTCGTTGTCCACGTCATGCAAGATCAGACGCGTGACTTCTACGACCTAGAAAAACTCTGGGGTTAA
- the lptE gene encoding LPS assembly lipoprotein LptE, with protein sequence MTRRWHVIMLALFACVALSGCGFQLKKASYLPEDLKTLYLSGNDTKSALYNSLKQELRRAQVKLLPSPKLGNGQDAVELHLYRDSLERQTLSLFKNGQVAQYELAYSVRYRLTRPGLEPVEQEFELYRNYQDDPDNALGKSQEREIILSELRQLASRRIIRELSQL encoded by the coding sequence ATGACAAGACGCTGGCATGTTATCATGCTGGCGTTGTTTGCCTGTGTGGCGCTGTCAGGCTGTGGGTTTCAGTTAAAGAAGGCCTCTTATTTACCTGAAGATCTAAAAACCCTGTACCTGAGTGGTAATGACACTAAGTCGGCTTTGTACAACAGCCTGAAGCAAGAACTCAGACGTGCTCAGGTCAAATTACTGCCGTCACCGAAACTCGGCAATGGGCAGGATGCAGTTGAACTTCACCTGTACAGAGACTCACTAGAACGTCAAACACTCAGCCTGTTCAAAAATGGTCAGGTGGCACAATATGAACTGGCCTACAGCGTTCGCTACCGTCTCACTCGTCCGGGCCTGGAGCCTGTCGAGCAGGAATTCGAGCTATACCGCAACTATCAGGATGATCCGGACAATGCCCTGGGCAAGTCTCAGGAGCGGGAGATTATTCTCAGCGAGCTGCGCCAGCTGGCCAGCCGTCGCATTATTCGCGAATTGTCTCAACTCTAA
- the nadD gene encoding nicotinate-nucleotide adenylyltransferase has product MIALFGGTFDPVHLGHINMATECANTLGLSELRFLPNALPVHKQGPAISTDDRLAMLQLATASDPRFTIDRRELERDTPSYSLLTLQEIKAEYPQCAIVFLMGMDSFNSLDKWYRWQEIISLCHIVVYQRPGDAFAPSEALQDYLRGARCTEPAQLSAQLSGLCYFLPGQPFDAASSTIRNAIKHRQVVEPWLNNTVLEYIQAHQLYLSNRDNT; this is encoded by the coding sequence ATGATAGCGCTGTTCGGTGGCACTTTCGATCCGGTTCATCTGGGCCACATCAATATGGCTACGGAGTGTGCCAACACATTGGGCTTGTCTGAATTGCGTTTTCTGCCCAACGCCCTGCCAGTACATAAACAAGGCCCGGCCATCAGCACAGACGACAGACTGGCCATGTTACAGCTGGCCACAGCCAGCGACCCAAGATTTACCATAGATCGCCGTGAACTGGAACGTGATACGCCTTCATACTCTTTGCTCACTCTGCAAGAGATAAAAGCCGAATATCCGCAGTGCGCGATCGTATTCTTAATGGGAATGGACTCTTTCAATAGCCTTGATAAATGGTATCGCTGGCAAGAAATCATCTCGCTGTGCCATATCGTGGTATACCAAAGGCCGGGGGATGCTTTTGCGCCGTCAGAGGCATTACAGGATTACCTCAGAGGCGCGCGTTGCACAGAGCCTGCCCAACTTAGCGCTCAATTAAGCGGCCTGTGCTATTTTTTACCGGGCCAGCCATTTGATGCTGCGTCCAGTACCATCAGAAACGCGATAAAACACCGCCAAGTGGTTGAACCTTGGCTGAATAATACAGTCCTAGAGTATATTCAGGCACATCAATTGTACCTAAGCAATCGCGACAACACATAA
- the rlmH gene encoding 23S rRNA (pseudouridine(1915)-N(3))-methyltransferase RlmH → MKIQLIAVGTKMPGWVETGFKEYQRRFPKDMPLELIEISAGKRGKNADIKRILQQEGEKTLAAIPKGNRIVTLEVTGKPWDTHQLASNMEKWQLDGRDVSLLIGGPEGLAPECIAASEQKWSLSNLTLPHPLVRIVVAESLYRGWSLNNNHPYHRE, encoded by the coding sequence GTGAAGATCCAGCTAATCGCAGTCGGTACCAAAATGCCTGGCTGGGTAGAAACCGGCTTTAAGGAATATCAACGGCGTTTTCCCAAAGACATGCCGCTGGAGCTGATTGAGATCTCCGCCGGTAAGCGGGGTAAAAATGCAGATATCAAACGCATTTTGCAGCAAGAGGGTGAAAAGACCCTGGCCGCGATCCCCAAAGGTAACCGCATAGTGACTTTAGAAGTGACGGGCAAACCTTGGGACACCCACCAGCTTGCCAGTAATATGGAAAAGTGGCAACTGGATGGCCGTGATGTTAGCTTGCTGATAGGCGGACCTGAAGGCCTGGCGCCGGAATGTATCGCCGCTTCCGAGCAAAAATGGTCGCTGTCCAATCTGACACTCCCCCACCCGCTGGTGCGAATTGTGGTGGCAGAAAGCCTGTATCGGGGCTGGAGTTTAAATAACAACCATCCTTATCACAGGGAATAG